CTACAAATGATTGACTCATTcaacattttacaaaattaattcacATAATTGTTGTACACAAAGTTAAAAGGTTAGTttccatatatataacaaactgataaaatatttattttcggtgtaacaaaatgaaaaagtccaTGAAGctggatattttttaaagtatttcaGGTTTACCATTccttttcatcatctttctttctcttcctcttctacgattttcttttcttttcatcgtctttttctcttcttcttatacaaattttcaaaggtGAAACTGGTATGTTGGGTGCGATGATATCTATCATTTCCTGTATCGAAAATAGAATAAACATGCAAAGACTAACAAGTGACATTAATATCCATAAACGATGAGCAAGTAGTGTAAACAACGGGAGAGTTAGGAGGTTGTATATTGTGAATGGAGGCAGAATTTAAGATTGTACGATGTGTGGAATGTTTAGTAAGATGAGTAGTAAGGTTGGATTAGAAGTGGGTTAAGGTTGGAATGGAGGAGGAGTTGTGGAGTTGTCATAGGGAAATATTGCTTCATGAAAAACAATGGTTTGTTTCGTTAAtggattataaaaaaaaatataacctTTAAAATTGTGAGGATAACATAAAACTATGTGTTGTGTAGTTTTTggttcaaatttatgtttggtgTAGGGCTTGAGAAGGGGACAACATACACACccaaaaacttttaaattatgtaaaatCAAGAGTGTAACCAAAATCCATTTCAAACggtgaaattattttatgtgagAAATAGGGCATTCGACTAATAAGATAAATTGCAGTAGAGAAAGCGTTTTTTGACTTTGGATgctcgtttttttttttattatatataattcacTAGAAAATACTACAAAAAGATTAAAGTTACTAAAAATGACTCTAAATGAGAGGCAATAACACAATTTTagcaatattataaatttaaaaaatcactaaaaacaTGCAAAATTATTGACACATAAAAccacaaaaattaaagaaggcATAAAATATTTGCTTACAAACGCAGaggaaaaccaaaattttcttttaacaaattcGGATCAGTTTCAAAACCTAAAGTTTCAATTGAAATTTCGAGATTTGGACCCAAAAATTACACCATGATTACACCATGCATGCTGCGTAATAATCCCTAAAAGGGATGaaattctaattaaataaaaaagaaatgtcactgcattttaaaaatctcattAACCTATCGAGGCAAAGTGGACTTGGAGAAGTCTTTCTTTGGAGtttaaagagagaagaaagaaagtcttcttttttttaaaattcaaattgttgaaGTATTAAAATCTATTggattataaatttgattggtTTTGTCCGATTTCATAAGAAAATTCCACTCAAGTTAAgcaaaaaaaggaagaaacatGTGAAGAAATTCTTCTATAATAGGGACCAAAGTATTAGCCTAGCTTCATAGATCAAACTTCTTGGCCTGCCTCTCTTCTCCGtctctataaattttttgattCCTCAAAATCTCTCTCACACCCAAAAccattaaatttgaaatcgCTCTTTCTCTGTTTCTCTCTGTTTCTTTTGTCTGTGATGGAAAGTGTtagaaaaagtataattaGAAACtgcaataacaataataatcataatgcATCAGCAGAAAATGAGGTAAGAAGAGGCCCCTGGACCATTGATGAAGACACACTCCTCACTCACTACATTGCTTGTCATGGTGAAGGTCATTGGAACAATTTAGCCAAATATGCAGGTCTCTTTctgcaatcaaacaaaattctatTTCCACCTCTatacttttcatttattgaaCATTCTTCCcctttctagttttttttttatttttcttctccttcttcttcttcttcttcctctagGCCTCAAGAGAACAGGAAAAAGCTGCAGATTGAGATGGCTAAACTACTTAAAACCAGACATCAAGCGTGGGAATTTCACCCCTCAAGAACAGCTCCTCATCCTTGAACTCCATTCCAAGTGGGGCAACCGGTAAGAACGTAGTTGAAAATACGAAtctagaaaattaaatttaccgtAACGCTCCTGTCAACATTTTCTcagttaaattatatttttgaacCAACATTGATAATCATTTGTTCCACGAAACAGAATAAGATTTTGTGTTCTCtcttgtattttattttctcttacAAAAGGTAAATGGTGTTTTGACTTAACGTCTTCGTATCTGTACTTCATAACCATATTTTCTCTTTCGTtcttaatattgatatttatttgttaaacaagatgaattttcaagtttctttttcattctctatCTTAATCCTGATTTAGGTTTCATTTTAACTCTTGTAACGTCATTtgaagcaaaatttaaaatgttttattcgTTTGTTTCTGTTGTCAATCCTTAGATGGTCAAAGATTGCACAACAACTACCAGGAAGAACAGACAACGAGATAAAGAATTATTGGAGAACAAGGGTAGAGAAACAAGCAAAACAGCTAAACATAGAATCAAACAGCAAGAAATTCTTGGAGACAGTTCGTGATTTGTGGATTCCAAGGTTGCTTCAAAAAATGGACCAAAAATCATCATCACCAAACTCCTCAAACTATAGCCCTCCTCCATCtttagaagaaactttttatCAAAACTCATGTGGTTCATCCTCATCAGAAGCCACCATTGAAGCCAAACAGACCTCAATTCAGAGCTGTGGAGGTTATTATCAATGGCCAGAATCATCTGAAAGGGCTTCAGAAGAGTTTGGGAATAATTCTGATGTGCAGCCActgaataataacaataatggtGAGTTCCTTCACGTGGACCAATTACAAATACAATTACAACACCCATTTTCTTTGTTGGGTGCTACCTGTGGAGGTGCAGAGTTTGATGGCCAAATGGCTGCATCTGATTGGGTGTTGCAAGATGATAAGTCGGAGAGCTTGTGGAATTTCTAAAAGAGTAAATTAAGACTACAATTCAAGATGCACCCAAATAATTAGGTCGTAGAAATCTTTTTTCAAGTTGTAAGGACGTTCATGTTTTGGACggagttaattatttttattaacttcTGATTAGTTAGCGGATTgtttaaaaactcaaatttgtgctaaaatttgaaacttaattattatatatgatatgtTATGTAAAATGTATACTGTTTCTTTAGTTCTAATCACATTCTTGACGATTTCTAGCACAATTGTTTGTACATTGAGTTACTCACTTTTAGATATGTTCAAAACTATCAAGATCTTTGTAACAATGTAGAGTGAATATAACCATGGTcaataaatttgagaataaacttcaaactttcacACCAACACTTATATGGCACTAAAACTAACTTTTGtgacaaaagaaatatgattAAGTTAGTTACCAATATAgcaattgtttttaaaatattagtgttacattacaaaagaatttttaGAGATAGCACCAAATACATCTGGCTCTTGAAGCTATCAATTAAAGAGTCTTTCATTTGATCATGTCTATCAACCATGTAAACAATATAGAGTCTACTtaacttttttgaaattttatatatatatttttaaaatattgttactcatttaattaatagttttaaaatagaagaatttttaaaaataacaaattttacaaaatatttacaacatatagtaAATTCTACCACtgatagttattgatatgctatagtgataaaaAACTCTCAtggatagaatccaaaattttgttataccttataaatattttaatttattttgctgtttttaaaaatacctcttttaaaattactacAAATGTGTAGATTATTACACGTCTcatgaaaaaaggaaaatttttaaaaatagcaaattttacaaaatatttacaacttatagcaaattctagCACtcatagtcattgatatgttattagtaataaaaaactataaatgatagaatccaaaattttgctataacttgtatatattttaatttattttgctattttttaaaatgtcaaaaaaaataatttaccaTTTTCTATAACTTAATTGTTTAggtaaattattattattattatttaattataaacgTAGAGTTGAGTACACATTGATGTAAAAGAATAAGAGGATGAAAGTCTACGAAGAGACTATGCACAATGATGAGGACAATATATAGTGCATATTTTCTAAGTCTCCGGTGCTTTTGTATCTTCCACAAATTacatgaaattaattaaagactTGAGAAAAGTTGT
This DNA window, taken from Cucumis sativus cultivar 9930 chromosome 6, Cucumber_9930_V3, whole genome shotgun sequence, encodes the following:
- the LOC101206042 gene encoding transcription factor MYB62, with translation MESVRKSIIRNCNNNNNHNASAENEVRRGPWTIDEDTLLTHYIACHGEGHWNNLAKYAGLKRTGKSCRLRWLNYLKPDIKRGNFTPQEQLLILELHSKWGNRWSKIAQQLPGRTDNEIKNYWRTRVEKQAKQLNIESNSKKFLETVRDLWIPRLLQKMDQKSSSPNSSNYSPPPSLEETFYQNSCGSSSSEATIEAKQTSIQSCGGYYQWPESSERASEEFGNNSDVQPLNNNNNGEFLHVDQLQIQLQHPFSLLGATCGGAEFDGQMAASDWVLQDDKSESLWNF